Proteins encoded in a region of the Zea mays cultivar B73 chromosome 2, Zm-B73-REFERENCE-NAM-5.0, whole genome shotgun sequence genome:
- the LOC103647342 gene encoding ABC transporter B family member 21, with amino-acid sequence MATGEDEKAAGRVALHRLFVFADRTDAALMAVGAVAAVANGMVQPIMAFIFGDVIDAFGSGATDGVVRRVVQVIMNFVYLAVGSGVASTLQVSCWTIAGERQAARIRAMYLKAILRQDIAFFDMEMSAGQAVERMAGDTFLIQDAIGEKVGKAIQLLSTFIGGFIIAFTRGWLLALVMLSSVPPIAIAGAIVSKLMTGLSTRMQANYSDAGNVVEQTLGAIRTVVSFNGENQAITKYNMFIRKAYRSSLQEGAVNALGFGSVIAILFSSYGLAVWYGSKLIVERGYNGGMVISVIMSVMIGAMSLGQATRSVTAFAEGQGAAHRMFKIIERKPDIDIDDNTGIILEDVKGDVQLKDVYFSYPTRPEHLIFDGFSLQVQSGTTMALVGDSGSGKSTVISLVERFYDPQAGEVLIDGVDIRGMKLGWMRGKIGLVNQEPVLFSTTIRENIAYGTEKPTLEDINRAIQLANAAIFIDKLPNGLDTMVGEHGTQLSGGQKQRIAIARAIIKNPKILLLDEATSALDMESERVVQEALVRIMVERTTIVVAHRLSTVRNADVISVLQHGKMVEQGSHVDLMKLPGGAYTQLIRLHETQQEAEDVHPDMEISRRSTSKGSSSFGQSIPAPLGSPDPTEVSGAPDTEEGATDRVKVGRSQKKASIARLFKLNKPETLVLALGSIAAVAHGTIFPIYGTLISTAIKVFYEPPQELLKGSRFWAGMFALLGACAFVLIPVQYFLFGLAGGKLVERVRSMTFRSIMRQEISWFDKPEHSSGSICARLSTDALNVKRLVGDNLALNVQTASTIMSGFTIAMVANWKLALVITVVIPFVAFQAYAQMLFLKGLNRNAKLRYEEASQVATDAVGGIRTVASFCAESKVMDAYENKCESPRRQGMKEGVVGGLGFGFSFVVFYLTYALCFYVGARFVHQGTATFPEVFRVFFVLALATSGVSQTSAAGADSAKANDSAVSIFAILDRESKIDYSSEEGVTIASVRGDVDFQKVCFKYPLRPNVQIFKDFSLRIPSGKTVALVGESGSGKSTVIALLERFYDPESGKIFIDGVELGTLKVSWLRQQAGLVAQEPVLFNDTIRANIAYGKQGGVVSEEEVVAAAEAANAHGFIAALPDGYDTVVGERGSRLSGGQKQRVAIARAVVKDPRLLLLDEATSALDVESERVVQEALDRVMVGRTTVVVAHRLSTIRGADVIAVLKDGAVLEKGRHEELMQVKDGAYASLLELSSSSA; translated from the exons ATGGCTACCGGGGAGGATGAGAAGGCGGCGGGGCGCGTGGCGTTGCACCGGCTGTTCGTGTTCGCGGACAGGACGGACGCGGCGCTCATGGCCGTGGGCGCCGTCGCCGCGGTGGCGAACGGGATGGTGCAGCCGATCATGGCCTTCATCTTCGGCGACGTCATTGACGCCTTCGGCTCCGGAGCCACCGACGGCGTCGTACGCAGGGTCGTCCAG GTGATCATGAACTTCGTTTATCTTGCCGTTGGATCAGGAGTAGCTTCAACCCTCC AGGTATCATGTTGGACAATCGCCGGAGAAAGACAGGCGGCACGAATCAGAGCCATGTATCTCAAGGCAATTCTGAGGCAGGACATTGCGTTCTTTGACATGGAAATGAGTGCTGGGCAGGCAGTTGAGAGGATGGCAGGGGACACATTCCTCATCCAAGACGCCATTGGAGAAAag GTTGGGAAGGCCATACAACTCCtttctactttcattggtggattCATCATTGCATTCACGAGAGGATGGCTCCTGGCCCTTGTCATGCTTTCAAGCGTCCCTCCGATTGCCATTGCCGGTGCAATTGTTTCAAAGTTGATGACAGGGCTCTCCACCCGAATGCAAGCAAACTACAGTGATGCTGGAAACGTGGTGGAGCAAACTCTTGGTGCCATTAGGACG GTTGTTTCATTCAATGGCGAGAATCAGGCTATAACAAAATATAACATGTTCATAAGAAAGGCGTACCGGTCTTCTCTGCAAGAAGGTGCTGTAAATGCCCTTGGATTCGGTTCTGTGATAGCAATCTTATTTTCAAGTTATGGCTTGGCTGTTTGGTATGGATCTAAGCTGATAGTCGAGCGAGGTTACAATGGTGGCATGGTCATTTCTGTTATCATGTCTGTCATGATCGGAGCAAT GTCCTTAGGCCAGGCAACACGATCAGTGACAGCTTTTGCAGAAGGCCAAGGAGCAGCACATAGAATGTTCAAGATAATTGAACGCAAGCCAGATATTGACATAGATGATAACACAGGTATCATATTGGAGGATGTCAAGGGTGATGTTCAACTGAAGGACGTGTACTTCAGCTATCCCACCAGGCCTGAACATTTGATTTTCGATGGATTCTCGTTGCAAGTACAAAGTGGAACAACAATGGCCCTGGTTGGTGACAGCGGCAGTGGGAAATCGACCGTGATCAGTTTGGTAGAAAGGTTCTATGACCCACAGGCTGGAGAAGTCTTGATTGACGGGGTCGACATTAGAGGAATGAAGCTTGGATGGATGAGAGGAAAAATTGGTCTTGTCAACCAAGAGCCGGTGCTATTCTCAACTACAATCAGGGAAAACATTGCCTATGGAACAGAAAAGCCAACACTTGAAGATATCAATAGAGCGATACAGCTCGCTAATGCTGCTATATTCATCGACAAGTTACCAAAT GGTCTTGACACAATGGTGGGGGAACATGGAACTCAGCTGTCTGGAGGGCAGAAACAGAGAATAGCAATTGCTAGAGCAATCATAAAGAACCCTAAGATCTTGCTACTGGATGAAGCAACCAGTGCGTTGGATATGGAATCGGAGCGGGTGGTTCAGGAAGCATTGGTTAGGATAATGGTTGAAAGGACAACAATTGTTGTTGCTCATCGCCTAAGCACGGTGAGGAATGCTGATGTGATATCTGTCCTACAACACGGGAAGATGGTGGAACAAG GTTCACACGTTGACCTGATGAAGCTACCTGGAGGAGCTTACACTCAGCTGATTCGTCTACACGAGACTCAACAAGAGGCAGAAGATGTCCACCCTGACATGGAAATTTCCAGGAGATCAACAAGTAAAGGCTCCTCCTCTTTTGGGCAGTCTATCCCTGCTCCACTTGGCTCACCCGATCCAACGGAAGTCAGTGGTGCTCCTGACACAGAGGAAGGAGCTACAGACAGAGTGAAAGTGGGTAGGTCTCAGAAGAAAGCTTCGATCGCCAGACTCTTCAAGCTCAACAAGCCAGAGACTCTTGTCCTTGCACTTGGTTCTATAGCTGCCGTAGCGCATGGCACTATATTTCCTATCTACGGCACGCTGATTTCCACTGCGATAAAGGTGTTCTATGAACCGCCACAAGAGCTACTGAAGGGCTCCAGATTCTGGGCAGGCATGTTTGCTCTGCTAGGCGCTTGCGCGTTTGTTCTGATTCCAGTGCAGTACTTCCTGTTCGGACTAGCAGGCGGGAAGCTCGTGGAGCGCGTACGCTCGATGACGTTCCGAAGTATCATGCGCCAAGAAATCAGTTGGTTTGATAAACCAGAACACTCAAG CGGATCAATTTGCGCGAGGCTGTCTACCGATGCTCTGAATGTGAAGCGACTAGTCGGGGACAATCTAGCACTGAATGTCCAGACCGCATCGACCATCATGTCAGGCTTCACCATAGCAATGGTGGCGAACTGGAAGCTGGCGCTGGTCATCACAGTCGTGATCCCTTTTGTGGCTTTCCAAGCCTACGCTCAAATGCTGTTCCTGAAAGGTCTTAACAGAAACGCAAAG CTGAGGTACGAGGAAGCAAGTCAGGTAGCAACGGACGCGGTCGGTGGCATCAGGACCGTGGCGTCGTTCTGCGCCGAGAGTAAGGTGATGGACGCCTACGAGAACAAGTGCGAGTCGCCGAGGAGGCAAGGGATGAAGGAAGGCGTCGTTGGTGGCTTGGGGTTCGGCTTCTCGTTCGTCGTCTTCTACCTGACGTACGCTCTGTGCTTCTACGTTGGCGCAAGGTTCGTCCACCAAGGGACAGCAACGTTCCCAGAAGTGTTTAGG GTTTTCTTCGTGCTGGCTTTGGCCACAAGTGGGGTCTCGCAGACGAGTGCGGCTGGGGCAGACAGTGCCAAGGCCAACGACTCGGCCGTCTCCATCTTTGCAATCCTTGACCGTGAATCCAAGATCGACTACAGCAGCGAGGAGGGCGTGACCATCGCGAGCGTGAGGGGCGACGTCGACTTCCAGAAAGTCTGCTTCAAGTACCCGTTGAGACCGAACGTCCAGATCTTCAAGGATTTTTCACTGAGGATTCCTTCCGGAAAG ACTGTCGCGCTGGTCGGAGAGAGTGGAAGCGGCAAGTCGACGGTGATCGCCCTGCTCGAAAGGTTCTACGACCCGGAATCCGGCAAGATCTTCATCGACGGCGTGGAGCTTGGGACCCTCAAGGTGAGCTGGCTTCGGCAGCAGGCTGGGCTCGTCGCGCAAGAGCCGGTGCTGTTCAACGACACGATCCGCGCCAACATAGCCTACGGGAAGCAAGGCGGGGTGGTGTCGGAGGAAGAGGTCGTGGCTGCCGCCGAAGCAGCCAACGCGCACGGGTTCATCGCCGCGCTGCCCGACGGCTACGACACCGTCGTGGGCGAGAGAGGGAGCCGGCTGTCGGGCGGGCAGAAGCAGCGCGTCGCCATCGCACGGGCCGTCGTTAAGGACCCCAGGCTGCTGCTGCTGGACGAGGCCACGAGCGCGCTGGACGTGGAGTCGGAGCGCGTGGTTCAGGAGGCCCTAGACCGGGTGATGGTTGGGAGGACCACCGTGGTGGTGGCGCATCGCCTGTCCACGATCAGAGGCGCGGATGTCATCGCCGTCTTGAAGGACGGGGCGGTTTTGGAGAAGGGCAGGCACGAAGAACTGATGCAGGTGAAGGACGGAGCCTATGCTTCGCTTCTTGAGCTCAGTTCTAGTTCTGCATGA